The Arachidicoccus terrestris genome includes the window TTTCCAGACGTTTCAGTTTGGTTTGTTCCAGTTTTGCATCATTGATATACATAATGTATTCCTTTTGCTTGCCCGGGGTGAGCATTTCAAATCCGGCCTTCAGCACTTTGTTTTTTTTCAGCTCGTTGAGAAGCAGGCCCGGAATGGGCAATGGCTTAAATTTTTCGGGTTGAATCTTCAGGCCTTTTTTCTCTATTTCTATGGCTTCCTTTATGTAAGCGGAAATTTTCGTTTCGTTAATTTCGCCTTTTGATGTGAAACGCCACTGCCGCAATGATTTGGTTTTTCCCTCCTGTGCGTTGATCAATACCTGGTATTTATCCTTAAGGAAGACGCCATTATAGAACCACAATGTAAAATGATGTTTAAAGCCGCCATAGCTGACCACGTTTCTCCCGTTATAGGTGAAAACCTCTGCCCCCCATTTGATCGTTTTCTCTAAGGGGTGTTTTGAAATAATGATTGCCAATATTTCTAACTCCTCTGTCCATTTTTTGCTATTTTGCATGATAGTTAGTTTGATGAATTAAGACTGTATTTTCTGACAGCCTGGCGGTGTTAAATCTGAAGTACTGGCTTTTATTCCTTTGTTTTATAAGGAATTGTCTGACGGCACGTCTATAACCTGAGATTAGCCTTAGTGCTTTCATAATGAATTCATTTTCATTTGTTTGAGTTTATAAGTTTCTAGCTTTTCCTCAGCGTGGAGATAAATTTCGTAAATTATACGTTATCCGCAAATTTTATAATTGTAGGAAGGCTTTACACATACCTTTTGAAAGTCTTTCTCATATATTGAAGTTGCAGATTTTGTACTTGTAAGAGGAAAATATAAGGGAGCCTAATGGCCAATACTTGGTAGACAATGAGTTCGTTTTGAGCATATATAGCCTGGGCGTCAGTAATAGTGTTTCTAAGAAGTCAAAATGGGAAATATGGAGCAGAAGTCCTAACTTTAAGCTAAATTAATGCGATATGAAATGTCTTTTCTTGGCGCTGATGGCGGTTGGGCTCTCAGCCTGCAATCAGCAAAATGACAATACAGCGTATTTGCAATCTCAGATAGACAGCTTACGGGTAAATAGTTATAAACCTGGATTTGGTGAATTTATGAGTAGTATACAGATCCATCATGATAAACTCTGGTTTGCTGGTCAGAATATGAATTGGGAGCTGGCTGACTTTGAGATGAGTGAAATTAGGGAGAGTTTGGATGATATTAAAAAATATTGTACTGACAGGCCTGAAGCGAATTCTATAGATATGATAGAACAACCCTTGCAAAATTTGGATAACGCTATCTTACATAAGGACAAGGAAGCATTTGTAAAGCACTATAGAGTACTTACGGCTACCTGTAATAGTTGTCATCAAAAAACGGCCCATGGATTTAACGTAATAACTATACCAACCGCTCCTCCGTTTACGAATCAGCTTTTCAAAATGCAAAATGAAAAATAGAATCTTACAAACGTCGCCAGTTCCAACAATGATTCCACGTTTGATTGTTGGTTTAATTTTTCTTTCTGAAGGGGTACAAAAGTTTATTTTGCCCGCAATAGTGGGGGCAGGCCGCTTTGAGAAGATCGGCTTTGTTTCTCCTGAATTTTGGGCCGGCTTCACGGGTATATTTGAGATTTTTTGCGGCATCTTGATCTTGCTGGGCGTATTTACGCGCCTGGCGGTCGTTCCTTTGCTGGTTGTTATGGGGGTCGCGTTCATCAGAACAAAAATTCCAGTTCTGGTGCATAAAGGTTTTTGGGCCATGGCACACGAATACCGGACTGATTTTGCATTGACATTATTGCTTTTATTTTTGCTGTATTTCGGTGGGGGGCGTTTTTCTTTGGATAGAAAGTATTTCGGTGGCAAACCATAATGCTTATCTGGTCTTACCCGGAGCCTTGAAGATTAAGAATGCAGCATGATCCCTTATTGGCGCCTTTTGGAATGGGATAGGATGGTATAAATACGATTGGGAAAATTAAAAAACCGCCTAAATTTTAATATTTAGACGGTTTTAGATCAACTTGAGTCCTACTCTTGCGGTGAGGGCGGGATTCGAACCCGCGGTACAGTTTAACCCGTACGGCAGTTTAGCAAACTACTGATTTCAGCCACTCATCCACCTCACCGGTTTTGCTGAAAACTCCATTCGTTGAATGGGAGGCAAAAGTAATTCGTGGTGATCTTATTTCCAAATTTTATTCGGTAAATTTTTACATCGACGCCAGTTGAACTTTCTGGGTGAGTTCCAGGACATTTTCCTTAAATATACTGTCTGTATCCATCAGATCTTTGACCGTCTGACAGCTATGAATGACTGTCGTATGGTCCCTGCCTCCAAAGTGCTCCCCTATCGTTTTTAGGGAGTTTTTGGTAAAGTTTTTCGACAGATACATAGTGATCTGCCTGGCCTGGACAATTTCTCTTTTTCTGGTTTTCTCAAGCAACCTGTTATATGGCACATCAAAATACTCACAAACCAGCCGCTGAATCGTATCTATGGTTACCTCCTTGTTGCTTGTCTTAATAATGTTTCTAAGTACCCTTTTGGCCAGATCAATGTCAATTTCTCTTTTATTAAGAGACGACTGAGCTAACAGAGAAATTAAGGCTCCCCTCAGTTCGCGGACATTGGTATTGATATTATAGGCGACATACTTGACAACTTCTGGTGACATAACAAGCCCTTCGTCGCGCATTTTCTGTTCAAAGATCTCAATTCTGGTCTCATAATCCGGCACTTGAATGTCGGCACTCAATCCCCAGCGGAAACGGCTCAGCAATCTGTCCTGTAGTCCGTCCAGATCTTTCGGGGATTTATCAGAGGTCAAAATCAGCTGTTTGCCGCTCTGCTGCAGGTGATTGAAAATCGCAAAAAAGGCATCCTGGCTCTTTTCAGCCCGATTAAAAAACTGAACATCATCAATCATTAATACATCTACCAATTGATAGAAATTAATAAAATCATTAATTTGATTATTACGACTGTGGTATTGAAACTGATTGATAAACTTCTCACTACTTACATATAAAACGACTTTATTGTGATGCAGCCGTTTTACTTCATTACCGATAGCGTGCAATAAATGAGTTTTCCCCAAACCGGAGCCTCCATAAATAAACAAAGGATTGAATGAATTATTGCCCGGTTTTTCTGCAACGGTTTTACCTGCCCTTCTGGCAACCCTGTTACAGTCTCCTTCCACAAACTTATCAAAAGTGTCCTCGCTGTTTAGCTGAGGATCGATCTGCATTTTTTTGATACCCGGAATTGCAAACGGATTCAGCTCGCTATTGCGGTTGATGCGCATGGGCAATTCAAGGGTATTGGATACATCTGACTTGGTTTGTGTAGAAGCCAGGTCCATATGTCCTCTACCGTTTGTATTGCCACTATCGATCATGATACGGTATTCCAGTTTTGCGTCCTTCCCCAACTGTCTTTTCAGCGTTTTAGCCAGTAATGTAACATAATGTTGCTCTAGGTATTCATAGAAGAAATTGCTGGGCACCTGAATCAACAAAATATTCCCTTTAAGCTCAATAGGAACAATCGGCTCAAACCAAGTTTTAAAGTGCTGCCATTCGACAATATCCTTGATGATATCAAGACAGTTCGCCCAAACAGATTCTGCCGTTTTATTCATAGTTACTTAAAAGTATTTATATGTTATTACCAATTTTAAGGGGGTAGAGGATTACAGAAATTCCTGCACAATCATCGTATCTTATTCCCGTAATTGTGTACGAAAGTGGGACAATAATGTTGAAAAAAAAAGTTTTTATTTTTAATTTTTTTGTGCATAGAATATTAATTAAATTCCTTCCAAATAAATTATTGATAAATTCGATTTTTCCCTTATCGGACGGGACTTCTACTCTACTTTTCTCTCTATTTTAATCAAAGTATAAATTTTGTTCATGCAAATTTTACAGGTAGATTAATTTCCCTCTTTTCACACCTCTGTTCGCGTCCTTGCTGCCGGTTTTCTGTCTGGCACCTCTTTCCGTTTGAATACTCTGACGGATGCAATTCTCATACCTATTTGCCCGCCGTACAAAAAATTACCAATGTCGACAACTTGCCGACCCGTTTGTGTAAGGAGAGTCGTCTATGTGACTATGCTTACACAAACGGGTATCTGGTAAATAGCGATAAAAAAGTATTAAAAAAATCCAGATGCAGAATCACTTCTCTGGCGCACATTTATTCTGGATGTTCTGCATCTTGCCATTTGCAAAGGGCAATCATGAATCGCTTTTTGCATCAACAGGGTCCACATTCGTGCCTGGCTCTCGTTAGGTCTTCTTATATTTAAAACAGCTGGCATTTTCTGGTGTTTCTAGTCTCTGTTATGTTTAAAGATAATCCAATTTAGGCCGATATAAATGCAGCTAACAAGATACGATTATTTTTTATAATTGATCAAAGCTTTTTCCATTTCTGTAAAAACTTTTTCTTTTAACGCAGCTACCTGCTTCAGGTCATAACCCGTGATGTCAATTTCCGGTAAATATAAAGTGCGACACTTTCCGGGAGACATCCTAAAAAGGCTCTTTTGCGGGATTCTGTTAGCAGTATCCAGAAATAAAATTGGTTTGATGGCTGTCTGGGTTTCAATGGCCATTTTAAAGGCGCCGTCATAAAAACGGGCCAGCGGTTGTTGAGTTTCATTAAAGCCCCCCTCCGGGAATATAAATATAGAGATTCCTTCTTTAAGAACCTTTCTTAAACGGAGCATGCTCGCCACTTTACTTTGTATAGAGTCTCGGTGGACAGAGACCACTGCAGCCCTATAGATAATGCCAAAGAGCGGTATTTTGGATAGTTCCGCTTTACCCAATACGCGAACTGGTTGATGCATGCAACGCATGAGTTGCGGGATATCCAAATAGGAACTGTGATTGGCCACAAATATATAGGGCTTTTTTTTGTCATGTGTTCCTAAATACGATTCCTTATAACGGAATCCCAGCAGTGTATACCACAATATTGCCCATACTTTACAGGCTCCGTAAATTAATATACCTCCTTTGCGATTATCTAATAAGGCAGTGATTAAGGCAAAAGGAATGACAAACAGCATTAACAGGCTAAACATTAACATGGCATAGACCGTGTATAAAATCTGCAAAATCCTGATGAGTCCCTTCATTTAAAATTTGATTAATTTACCGCCGTTTCCGTATATCTTTGAGCGGTTAAAAATAGTACTTTCCGGTAGAATTAGTGAAGCCATAAGCTTAAATTAATTTGTCTTTTCTGATAATTGCAGGAACTTTGCCTCTACTCCATAACGAAAGAAAAGAGACGACCAGATGAAAATGCAGAAAGCCTCAAGTAAAATAGTTATCATCCTATTATTTGCGCTCTGTTTTGCAAATGGCCCTTACGAAGTGTTGGCACAGGATACGACCCAACAGATTGTGCCAGGCAGAGCTAACAAACTCAATCAACAGGCAAAACCCTATGTGGTCTTGATCTCGATAGATGGTTTCCGATGGGATCTGGCGGATAAGTATAATGCCAGTTTTCTAAAAAAAATGCGTGCCAAGGGGGTTCAGGCCCGTTCTATGAGGCCTGGTTATCCCAGCCTTACTTTCCCCAACCACTATGCAATTATAACAGGCCTTTATCCTGCCCATCATGGTCTGGTAGATAACTATTTTTATGACCCTCATAGAAGTGCTAGTTATAAGGTCAGTGATAAAAGAGCAGTAGCCGATGGGAGCTGGTATGGTGGAGAACCATTATGGGTATTAGCAGAGAAAGCCGGCATGCTGACCGCGAGCTTTTACTGGGTGGGTTCTGAAGCTGCCATTGACGGAGTTCGCCCTACCTATTATTATAATTACAATGAGAAGATCCCTATTGAGCGAAGGATCAGTACTGTGAAAAGCTGGCTGGAACTGCCAGAGGCAAAAAGACCCCATCTGCTTACTTTTTACCTTCCGGAAGTAGATCATATGGAACATCTCTATGGCGTAGATTCTAAGCAAACGGCTGAGGCGGTCGCTTTTGTAGACAGTAGTATCCGGCAACTTTATGACAGCCTTATGACTACCAGACTGCCGATTAATTTTATTGTATTATCGGACCACGGGTTTGCCAATTTGGATTCTAATAAGTATCTCGGTGTTCCCAAATTAGATACGGGGCATTATCTGATACGTGGCGGAAGCGCATTGGTTCATATATATGCGAAAGATAAAACTGCCAAGAAAAGTTTAAACAAGCTCTATAAACAGTTAAAATCCAGTGCAGATCATTATAAGGTGTTTAAAGCGAGCAAAACACCGCCAAGCTGGCATTATCGATCTAAAGGCAATACTGCTGGCAGAATAGGCGATATCCTTTTGGTACCTTATCCCCCCTATTCCTTCTATTTTGGTGGTAGAAAACTTCTTGGAGCTCATGGGTTCGATAATCGTCTGCAGGATATGCAGGCTACTTTTTATGCGTGGGGACCTGCCTTTAAGCAGCATTTTAAAATCGGGAACTTTCCCAATGTAGCAGTCTACCCTATGATCGCAAAAATATTAGGCTTATCCATCCGGCACAAAATTGATGGCAAAGAAAAGACGTTAGCGCCGATCTTGCAAAAACAGCTAAGACAGGTCGAGTAGGCTGGTCAAATAGTAACTGCATGTTGCTTTTTTATCAAACCGGGCCTTCTATTGTTCTTGACATAGAGAAAATAGAAAGCCCGATTCAAATATAATCATATTTCGGCGGAGCCTAAATCCGACTGAGGGGTTACCCCATATTGTGGAAAACCTTATTCACGTCATCATCTTGCTCCAGCCTGTCGATCAACTTGCTGATATCTTCTGCCTGCTCATCTGTTACCGGAACGGTGACCGTTGGAATCCATTCAGTCTCGGCGCTCAGTGGCGTTATATTTTTATCTTCCAGGCCTTTTTGCAGATTGCCAAAATCGACAAATGCACAACGAAGCACCAGAATAGGCTTTTCATGATCATCCACAGAGTCTCCCATTTCCTCAAGCCCTGCATCAATAAGTTCTAATTCCAGTTCATCAGGATCCAGGCCTTCAGGATTTAGTTTAAATACCCCCATCTTCTTAAACTGGAAACTAACTGAACCATGCGTACCCAATGATCCACCTCCCTTATTAAAGTGGGAACGGACATTGGCGACAGTTCTTGTATTATTATTGGTTGCCGTTTCTACCAGAATCGCTACTCCATGGGGCGCATACCCTTCATACAGATGTTCTTCATAATTTTCTGTATCGTTGCCTAATGCTTTTTTGATCGCCGCCTCTACTCTGTCTTTCGGCATATTGACACTCTTAGCATTCTGTATGCAGCGCCTGAGTGCTGCATTTGTTTCAGGGCTTCCGCCACCTGCCTTAACGGCTATATTAATTTCCTTGCCTATGCGCGTAAACTGCTTGGACATTTTGTCCCACCTGGCAAACATGGTCGCTTTTCTGACTTCAAAAATTCTACCCATAAATTTAAATTGATGCGCAAAAATAACGGTTATTATTGAATTTTGAAAGCCTTGATGGCGCAGTTATTGAGGAAATCAGGCAAAATATTTGAGGATTTGGAGTAACTTCGTCATCTGTTTATTAAATTAAGAAAAGAAAGAACTACGTGGACATTATCAGGAAATTGCCGGACAACATTGCCAATCAGATCGCTGCAGGCGAAGTGATTCAGAGACCGGCCAGTGCGGTAAAGGAGTTAATGGAGAATGCGATAGATGCCGGGGCGACCCAAGTACACCTGGTGATCCAGGATGCGGGCAAAGCATTGGTACAGGTCATCGATAATGGCAAGGGCATGAGCGAGGCAGATGCCGTTTTATCGTTGCAGCGCCATGCCACCAGCAAGATCCAGAAAATAGAGGACCTCTTTGAGATAAAGACCATGGGATTCAGGGGTGAGGCATTGGCTTCTATCGCGGCGGTGGCCGAGGTAGAAATAAAAACCCGGCAGGGTGACCAGGAATTGGGTGTTTTTATCGAAGCCTCTCATAGCTCTATTCAAAAAAAGGAACCTTGTGCATCGCCCCAAGGAACGAGCTTTAGCATGAAAAACCTGTTTTTCAATGTACCTGCCAGAAGGAATTTCCTCAAGAGCAATGCAGCGGAACTCCGGCATATTATTGAAGAATTTACTCGCGTGGCTCTGGCCTTCCCGGATATTTTCTTTTCCCTGACCAGTAACGGACAGGAAATGTTTCATCTTGATATTGGTCCTTTAAAAGCTCGCATTGTCCAGTTGCTGGGGAGTAACTTAAAGTCCCAGCTGGTCAGTGTCAATGATGAAACGGATTATATTAATATCCATGGGTTTATCGGTAAGCCCGAAGTTTCCAAGAAAACCAGGGGGGATCAGTATTTCTTTGTCAACAATCGGTTTATCAAAAGTGCTTATCTGAATCACGCCATTACTACTGCCTTTAATGAATTGATTCCTAAAGAGAACTATCCGTTATATGTACTTTTTATTGATATAGATCCGACACAGGTAGATATTAATGTCCATCCGACAAAACAGGAGATTAAATTTGAAGATGAGAAGATTATATATGCGTTTGTCAAGGCGGCGATCAAGCATTCTCTGGTGCAGTCCAGTGTAGCGCCTTCGCTGGACTTTTCCCTCAATGCTGAGATTCAACGCCTGGATGCGATCAACAAGCCTTTTAACGAGCAAAATAAAGAAGCAGCATCTGCCGGTGATTTGTACAAAACTTTTACCCAGAAAAATCAGGCGCATTTTATTGACGGCTCCGATAAGGGAGCTTTAAAAAATTGGCAGGACTTCTATAAACCCGCTAAAGCGGGTTCAAATGAAAATTCCGGTATCGAGAAAACGAATCTGGATACAGAAGCCAAAAGAATCGCTGATTTTCTGCAGTCAAACCCGGATCACGACACCGAAAGCCATATACCTGACACACCCTCCCGTAGTATAGATGATCGCCAAGACAATAAAAGTATGGGTGATTTAGACTGGAACCTGCATCTGGATCAGACAGAAGAGGGTTACCGGTTGCCGGAAGATCCGGACGGCTTTTACTCCTTGCCTACTGACCTGCCGGCGTCGGGATTTGCAGCAAAAAATACAAATGATGGAACTGGTGGTGATAATGACATAGATTACGGCCCCGTTAGTGAAGCTAGCCTTGATTATTTTGCGCTGGCAGGCGGGGGGACCGGTTTCGGCCTGGGAGTGTCGAAGCCCCAGAAAACGATAGAATTGCAGGAAGGAGCTCCTTTATTACAAATTCAGCAAACGTATATCATTGCGCCTACCTCAAGGGGTTATGTGCTGGTACACCAACAGCTGGCCCACGAGCGGATTCTGTATGAGCAATTTAGCAAGAGGTTACATAAAAGTTCAGGTGCTTCTCAGAAGCTATTGATACCCAGTGAATTGAATATATCTACTTCGGATGGCATTTTATTGGAAGAATTGAAAGATACTATTCAGACCCTGGGTTATTACATAGAAAAGGGGGACGATCAAAAATATGCGGTGATAGCTGTACCCGCCGATATGCCAAGTGGCGGGGAAGGCCGGGCTATCGAATTGTTACTGGAGCAGTTCAAGCATTTTAATAGTGAAATCCGCTTTTCCAAAAAAGAAAAAGTTATCCGCTGTATGGCCAGACAGCAAGCAGTGAAGGCTGGAAAATTGCTGACCCAGCCAGAGATGCTCCGGTTGGTGGAAGATCTTTTCGCCTGTGATATTTCTGCGCTGACTGCTGCCGGTGACAGCCCCACGTATATAGAATTCAAGGAAGATTATCTGGATGGTTTATTTGGTCTGGGCAAATAACATCCCGACAGTCTAGTATTTATATTTGTCTTTCCATAATTCTTTCAGATACTTTCTGAGTTCATTCTCCCTGGGCGTCTGTCCAGGTTCATAGAATTTTGTACCGGCAATCCTCTCAGGGAGATATTCTTGCCCCGCAAAGTGCCCTTCATAATCATGGGCATACTGATAATCCTTGCCATAGCCCATGGACTTCATTAGCTTTGTGGGCGCATTACGCAAATGAAGCGGCACCGGGAGGTCGCCGCTTTGTTGGACTGCGCGCTGCGCCTCGCCGATGGCCAGATAACTGGCGTTGCTTTTAGGGCAGCTGGCTAAATAGGTAACACATTGGGATAAGATAATTCTGGATTCGGGATAGCCAATCTTATGCACCGCATCAAAAGTAGACGTGGCGAGCAGTAATGCATTGGGATTTGCATTGCCGATATCTTCGCTGGCGAAAATCACGAGTCTGCGGGCGATGAACTTTACATCTTCCCCTCCCTCAATCATGCGGGCCAACCAATATACCGCTGCATTGGGATCACTTCCCCGCATGCTTTTGATAAATGCCGAGATAATATCATAATGTTGCTCCCCTTTTTTATCGTATAAAGCTACTTTCTGATGAGCTACCTGCAAAACTGCCTCGTCGGTCACGGTAATCTTTTTCTGCCCCTGATTCACCAGATTCTGTACCGTCAGCTCGAGTAAGTTCAATATTTTACGTCCATCACCACCGGATATTCTGATCAGGGCTTCGATGTCCTTTAACTCAACGTTCAGGCCCGATAACCAGTTGTCTTTTGAAAGTGAAAGTTCCAGTAATTCTCTTAATTCATTTTTATCCAACGATTTAAGATTATATACTTGGCACCGGCTGAGCAATGCTGCGTTCACCTCAAAAGACGGATTTTCCGTTGTCGCACCGATAAGTGTAATTGTTCCTTTCTCAACCGCTCCCAGTAAAGCATCTTGTTGGCTTTTATTAAAGCGGTGGATCTCGTCAATAAAGAGAATAGCTCCGACTTGTTTTTTGGCCAGGTCAAGAATCTCACGGATATCTTTCACCCCACTGCTGATGGCACTGAGTTCATAAAAAGGAGCCTGGATAGATGCGGCAATAATATGGGCGATGGTCGTTTTGCCGACACCGGGAGGTCCCCATAGTATCATGGAAGGAACACGGCCACTTTCTATGGCCTTCTGTAAGATAGAGTTTTCCTGGGTCAGGTGCTTCTGCCCCACCAGATCTTTCAACGAGGAAGGGCGCATACGCTCTGCCAGAGGTGTCATCGTGCTTGCCATAATACAAAAGTAACTAAACTGCAGGGTATTTAGGCTTTTTTCGGGTGGTGGATAGTGTCAAAGTTTGTAACTTTGGTGCCTATTAAAATGATGATATGGAGTTAAGTAAGTTATATCAGAAAGCGCTGGGGCTGGAAAGCTTAACAGTAGAGGAAGGTGTATATCTTTATCACCATGCGCCCTTAGCCGAGCTGATGCAGGTGGCCGATATTCTACGTAAAAAACAAGTGCCTCATGGAAAGGTCACCTGGCAGATAGACCGAAATGTCAATACCACTAATGTTTGTATCGCCAACTGTAAATTCTGTAATTTTTTCCGGGTACCCGGCCATAAGGATGCCTACATAACGGATATGGCAACTTACCGAAAGAAGATTACTGAAACGCTGCGACTTGGTGGTGATCAGTTACTGTTACAGGGCGGACATCATCCGGATCTGGGTCTGCAATTTTATATTGATACCTTTAGCGCGATCAAAAATGAATTTCCGCAGATCAAATTACATACACTAGGCCCCCCTGAAGTTGCCCATATATGTAAACTCGAAGGTATGAGTCACCGTGATGTCCTGGCTGCTTTAAAAGATGCTGGCATGGATTCCCTACCTGGTGCAGGCGCAGAAATACTGATTGATCGGGTACGCCGGTTAATCAGTAAAGGTAAGTGTGGTTCTGATGAGTGGCTGGAGATCATGCGTCAGGCACATCAGCTGCATATTACGACTAGTGCCACAATGATGTTCGGTCATGTAGAAACCATTGAAGAAAGGTTTATTCATCTGGTGAAAATAAGGGAAGTTCAGGCGCAAAAACCAGCAGATGCCCATGGCTTCCTGGCTTTTATTCCCTGGACCTTTCAGGATGTGGATACGCTACTGACAAGAATTCGCGGCGTACATAACCTAACGACCGCTGATGAATATATCCGTATGATTGCTCTGTCCAGAATCATGCTGCCGAATATCAAAAATATTCAGGCCAGCTGGCTGACAGTTGGCAAGGCTACTGCACAGGTTTGCCTCCATGGTGGTGCCAATGATTTTGGAAGTATTATGATCGAGGAAAATGTTGTGAGCGCTGCCGGTGCACCGCATCGCTTTACCTATAAAACCATACAGGAAGCTATTAGAGCGGCGGGGTTTGAACCGCAGTTGCGCAATCAACAATATGGATGGCGGGAGATTCCGGAAACAATTGAGGAGCAGCTAATCAATTATTAAAACAAGACAACTGCTGCTAGCCTGCGGCGAAGAAGCAAAACAAGCGACCTAAACGACAAATGGGCGACTTATTCCTAAGAATAATCGCCCATTTGCGCTCTAAACAGCCATATTGAATCGTTAGAGGCCGGCAATTTTAAAATTTCCCACACCAATGCGGGCGCCGTTATCCATATCGGTACTGGTGCTGATATAAAAATATTTTTTTTCTGGTGTTCTGGCAAACATATCAGTATCCAGCACCTTATGTTTATCCAGATACACCTGCATATGCAGTCCTTTTACAGTGATGGAAACATGCATTTTACCAATGGCGTATTCTTCCAGTGGATATTCAATTGTATTATATTTTTTGTTGTCACTGCTCGAATTGATGATCTCTTTGTTCCAGTAATGGATTTCTGTATGTGTGATAGCACCTTCGTTATAGGCATCTCCGATATAACTGCTGATGGCATTGTTATGCGCAAAACCAAAGGAAAGGCTTTCCAGATCTTTGGCTTCATCCTTACTCATTGTCACAATGTCAAATTCAAGGGTAAAATTCTCTGGCAGGGGGACATCACTCTTGAGTTTATAGGAGGTAAATTCATTTAAAAATAACCATTTGCCTGCAAATTGATCTGAAGTACCAATAGACCCACTTCCATGGGTCTTCCAGTGACTGGCCATATCTCCTACTTTTTCTGTTGCAAAACCGTCAAAATAGACACTGTCCTTTCCCTGGATAAAATTATAAGGACCTTCCAGTCCAATCGTGTTAGCGGCCTGATCGACTTTGTCCGTGTTTTTGCCGGCATCAGACTTTTTGGAAGAGTCACCATCCAGGATCTTATCTACTTTGCCTTCAATTTTGTCAGAGACTTTGTCTTTTAATTTTTTAAAAATTTGTGCGTTGCTTTGGGAAACAGACAGAAAGGTGGCGGCAAGCCCCATGCCCAGGCATAAACATAAGTGCGTTCTTTTCATAGTTTTTGATTTGCGATGTTGTGTTGTATAACCGCAAAATAACGATTTTTTTGCAAACCCGATCTGTAATAAAGGCTATTTGCCTCCACCACGGCCCGTTGTGGCTGCCATGTTATATTTGTGGTTGAC containing:
- a CDS encoding YdeI/OmpD-associated family protein produces the protein MQNSKKWTEELEILAIIISKHPLEKTIKWGAEVFTYNGRNVVSYGGFKHHFTLWFYNGVFLKDKYQVLINAQEGKTKSLRQWRFTSKGEINETKISAYIKEAIEIEKKGLKIQPEKFKPLPIPGLLLNELKKNKVLKAGFEMLTPGKQKEYIMYINDAKLEQTKLKRLEKIKPMIEEGKGLNDKYK
- a CDS encoding DoxX family protein, yielding MKNRILQTSPVPTMIPRLIVGLIFLSEGVQKFILPAIVGAGRFEKIGFVSPEFWAGFTGIFEIFCGILILLGVFTRLAVVPLLVVMGVAFIRTKIPVLVHKGFWAMAHEYRTDFALTLLLLFLLYFGGGRFSLDRKYFGGKP
- the dnaA gene encoding chromosomal replication initiator protein DnaA — protein: MNKTAESVWANCLDIIKDIVEWQHFKTWFEPIVPIELKGNILLIQVPSNFFYEYLEQHYVTLLAKTLKRQLGKDAKLEYRIMIDSGNTNGRGHMDLASTQTKSDVSNTLELPMRINRNSELNPFAIPGIKKMQIDPQLNSEDTFDKFVEGDCNRVARRAGKTVAEKPGNNSFNPLFIYGGSGLGKTHLLHAIGNEVKRLHHNKVVLYVSSEKFINQFQYHSRNNQINDFINFYQLVDVLMIDDVQFFNRAEKSQDAFFAIFNHLQQSGKQLILTSDKSPKDLDGLQDRLLSRFRWGLSADIQVPDYETRIEIFEQKMRDEGLVMSPEVVKYVAYNINTNVRELRGALISLLAQSSLNKREIDIDLAKRVLRNIIKTSNKEVTIDTIQRLVCEYFDVPYNRLLEKTRKREIVQARQITMYLSKNFTKNSLKTIGEHFGGRDHTTVIHSCQTVKDLMDTDSIFKENVLELTQKVQLASM
- a CDS encoding lysophospholipid acyltransferase family protein, which translates into the protein MKGLIRILQILYTVYAMLMFSLLMLFVIPFALITALLDNRKGGILIYGACKVWAILWYTLLGFRYKESYLGTHDKKKPYIFVANHSSYLDIPQLMRCMHQPVRVLGKAELSKIPLFGIIYRAAVVSVHRDSIQSKVASMLRLRKVLKEGISIFIFPEGGFNETQQPLARFYDGAFKMAIETQTAIKPILFLDTANRIPQKSLFRMSPGKCRTLYLPEIDITGYDLKQVAALKEKVFTEMEKALINYKK
- a CDS encoding alkaline phosphatase family protein codes for the protein MKMQKASSKIVIILLFALCFANGPYEVLAQDTTQQIVPGRANKLNQQAKPYVVLISIDGFRWDLADKYNASFLKKMRAKGVQARSMRPGYPSLTFPNHYAIITGLYPAHHGLVDNYFYDPHRSASYKVSDKRAVADGSWYGGEPLWVLAEKAGMLTASFYWVGSEAAIDGVRPTYYYNYNEKIPIERRISTVKSWLELPEAKRPHLLTFYLPEVDHMEHLYGVDSKQTAEAVAFVDSSIRQLYDSLMTTRLPINFIVLSDHGFANLDSNKYLGVPKLDTGHYLIRGGSALVHIYAKDKTAKKSLNKLYKQLKSSADHYKVFKASKTPPSWHYRSKGNTAGRIGDILLVPYPPYSFYFGGRKLLGAHGFDNRLQDMQATFYAWGPAFKQHFKIGNFPNVAVYPMIAKILGLSIRHKIDGKEKTLAPILQKQLRQVE
- a CDS encoding YebC/PmpR family DNA-binding transcriptional regulator, with translation MGRIFEVRKATMFARWDKMSKQFTRIGKEINIAVKAGGGSPETNAALRRCIQNAKSVNMPKDRVEAAIKKALGNDTENYEEHLYEGYAPHGVAILVETATNNNTRTVANVRSHFNKGGGSLGTHGSVSFQFKKMGVFKLNPEGLDPDELELELIDAGLEEMGDSVDDHEKPILVLRCAFVDFGNLQKGLEDKNITPLSAETEWIPTVTVPVTDEQAEDISKLIDRLEQDDDVNKVFHNMG